In Clarias gariepinus isolate MV-2021 ecotype Netherlands chromosome 1, CGAR_prim_01v2, whole genome shotgun sequence, one DNA window encodes the following:
- the LOC128528429 gene encoding lactose-binding lectin l-2-like: MARQTEVVLLFLLITAATAYGKCPHGWVEYEGRCFFYQGSRIGWASAEKRCLDLGAHLVSIHSYNEYQLVKSLIRAHDPQENPTWIGLNGCQEKFNWLWSDGSRLTFTNWNPNEPNFSKQECCVHMNDGGAKNWNDIPCHYSYPFVCARRI, translated from the exons ATGGCTCGTCAGACTGAAGTGGTGTTGCTTTTTCTTCTCATCACGGCAGCAACAGCCTACG GAAAATGTCCACATGGCTGGGTGGAATATGAGGGACGTTGCTTTTTCTATCAGGGCAGCAGGATCGGATGGGCTTCTGCTGAG aAACGCTGTCTGGATCTTGGTGCACACTTAGTCTCAATACACAGCTACAATGAATACCAGCTGGTTAAGTCCCTTATTCGTGCTCATGACCCCCAGGAGAATCCAACATGGATTGGGCTGAATGGCTGTCAGGAG AAATTCAACTGGTTATGGTCTGATGGCTCCAGATTGACTTTCACCAACTGGAATCCAAATGAACCAAATTTTTCTAAACAAGAATGCTGTGTGCATATGAACGATGGAG GTGCAAAGAATTGGAATGATATCCCATGCCATTACAGCTATCCCTTTGTTTGTGCAAGGAGAATttaa